The following proteins are co-located in the Desulfatitalea tepidiphila genome:
- the flgL gene encoding flagellar hook-associated protein FlgL: protein MRVSNAMMAENIQNYLYKQTKALLKTQESIASGKRINRLSDDPIGMGQALGYRRTISKLEQFNENITSARQHLDTVENILAAVTELLEDTKDIAADQDPSMRSMMADQVVTIRDQIFQLANSRNNGNYLFSGDLTDTQPFELDTATGVYSYQGDGGTKDHIIGEGLQVSIIADGSQIFQGEGDVFDVLNDLEAALRADDGDGVTDQLPLLSEIVEGLNGIRAINAGQSKRLEATQNYNKAFNVNVSDLLSQVEDTDIVEAAINLQLQETAYETTLATAAKIIQPNLMNFLS, encoded by the coding sequence ATGCGGGTCAGCAATGCCATGATGGCTGAAAACATTCAGAATTATCTCTACAAACAGACCAAGGCCCTTCTCAAGACCCAGGAAAGCATTGCCAGCGGAAAACGCATCAATCGTCTTTCCGATGACCCCATCGGCATGGGGCAGGCCCTGGGCTATCGCCGGACCATTTCCAAACTCGAACAGTTCAACGAAAACATCACCTCGGCGCGGCAACATCTCGATACTGTGGAAAACATTCTGGCCGCGGTCACCGAGTTGCTGGAGGATACCAAAGATATCGCGGCCGACCAGGACCCTTCGATGCGCAGCATGATGGCCGATCAGGTGGTCACCATCCGCGATCAGATTTTTCAGCTCGCCAATTCTCGCAACAATGGCAACTATCTGTTTTCCGGAGATTTGACCGATACCCAACCGTTTGAATTGGACACCGCCACGGGCGTCTATTCCTACCAGGGGGACGGCGGTACCAAGGATCACATCATCGGGGAAGGCCTGCAGGTGAGCATTATCGCCGACGGCAGCCAGATTTTCCAGGGAGAAGGAGATGTCTTCGATGTCCTCAACGACCTTGAGGCCGCCCTGCGGGCCGACGATGGAGACGGGGTGACCGATCAACTGCCGCTGCTCTCGGAGATCGTCGAGGGGCTCAACGGTATCCGGGCGATCAACGCCGGGCAGAGCAAACGCCTCGAAGCGACCCAGAATTACAACAAGGCCTTTAACGTCAACGTCAGTGATCTTCTGTCCCAGGTGGAAGACACGGACATTGTCGAGGCAGCCATCAACCTGCAACTCCAGGAAACGGCCTACGAGACCACTTTGGCGACGGCCGCCAAGATCATTCAACCCAACCTGATGAATTTTCTCAGCTGA
- a CDS encoding OmpA family protein, with protein sequence MGLPAEEPKKIDPGAPKWVVTFGDLMSLLLCFFVLLLSFSEMDRQKYKQVAGSLEKAFGVQRKVRVMEIPKGMKIIARDFDQEIIETRIREDLGKEIDDMLSTQLEEYKDQIAMESNESEVIIRLMGESTFDSGKVEIREKLKPLLERVAKVLEKDNGDIVVAGHTDNVPIRSGGPYPTNLRLSIARAAVVAEYMLSHSAIDAKRVSTMGFGEYRPIESNQTERGREMNRRVEIILSNLPPVAHDNR encoded by the coding sequence ATGGGCCTGCCTGCCGAAGAGCCGAAAAAAATCGATCCGGGCGCCCCCAAATGGGTCGTCACCTTCGGCGATTTGATGAGCCTGCTGCTCTGTTTTTTCGTTCTGCTGCTCTCCTTTTCTGAAATGGACCGTCAGAAATACAAGCAAGTGGCCGGATCTCTTGAAAAGGCCTTTGGCGTCCAGCGCAAGGTTCGGGTCATGGAGATTCCCAAGGGCATGAAAATCATCGCCCGTGACTTTGACCAGGAGATTATCGAAACACGGATCAGGGAGGATCTGGGCAAGGAGATCGATGACATGCTCTCCACCCAGCTGGAGGAGTATAAAGATCAGATCGCCATGGAGTCTAACGAGAGCGAAGTGATCATCAGATTGATGGGAGAAAGCACGTTCGACTCCGGCAAAGTGGAGATCCGGGAAAAACTGAAGCCCTTGCTCGAGCGAGTGGCCAAGGTACTGGAAAAAGACAACGGCGACATCGTCGTTGCCGGTCACACGGACAATGTACCCATTCGCAGCGGCGGCCCCTACCCGACCAACCTGCGGCTCTCCATCGCCCGGGCAGCCGTCGTGGCGGAATACATGTTGAGCCATTCGGCCATCGACGCCAAGCGTGTCTCGACCATGGGGTTCGGGGAATATCGCCCCATCGAGAGCAACCAGACCGAACGCGGACGCGAAATGAATCGACGCGTCGAAATCATATTGAGCAACCTTCCACCGGTGGCACACGACAACAGATAA
- the flgK gene encoding flagellar hook-associated protein FlgK: MPNIAGLLYIGRNALVTQQKAIDITGNNIANVNTPGYSRQRLNMEQSTPIRDLNTTMSTGVRAQQKIQRFYDQFTTNQLNSENEGLGRWEAQKTALGKIEVLFDEVTGYGLSEAMSGYWTAWQDLSNNPSGHVERTNLLSAAQYLTSTFNQLSGNIADAQADIDTNVVNIVEDVNRLASQIAELNTKITQVEVTGHNANDYRDQRDSAIFELSKLIDINSFEDGDGNATIMVGGGKPLVEGAFTWNLSTAEDGGVQKVYWEDSSSTPHDITDRIESGELKGWMETRDVVINDYMTRLDTLAGAIIQEVNALHNDATTPSGFGLDGSQNDFFTGSNAGDIAVNSDILADVNLIAAAGDAAALPGDNSVAIAIANLQSALTMSGGSASFDDYYTSLVGDVGSDVQTANLNYDHQSSMIQHLENYREEVSGVSLDEEMVNLVKFQHAYNAAARLITVTDEMMETIISIAR, from the coding sequence ATGCCAAACATCGCAGGCCTGCTCTATATCGGTCGCAATGCACTGGTCACCCAACAAAAGGCGATCGATATCACCGGCAACAACATCGCCAATGTCAATACGCCAGGCTATTCCCGCCAACGCCTGAACATGGAGCAGAGTACGCCGATCCGTGACCTGAACACGACCATGAGCACCGGTGTACGGGCCCAACAGAAAATTCAGCGGTTCTACGATCAGTTCACAACCAATCAACTCAACAGTGAAAACGAAGGGTTGGGTCGCTGGGAAGCGCAAAAGACCGCCCTGGGAAAAATCGAAGTGCTGTTCGACGAAGTGACCGGCTATGGTCTCAGTGAGGCCATGTCCGGGTATTGGACGGCGTGGCAGGATCTTTCCAACAATCCATCGGGCCACGTGGAGCGCACCAACCTGCTTTCCGCGGCCCAGTATCTGACCAGCACCTTCAACCAGTTGAGCGGCAACATCGCCGATGCCCAGGCCGACATCGATACCAACGTGGTCAACATCGTCGAGGACGTCAACCGCCTGGCCTCGCAAATTGCCGAGTTGAACACCAAAATCACCCAGGTGGAAGTGACCGGGCACAATGCGAACGATTATCGCGACCAACGCGATTCGGCCATTTTCGAGTTGTCCAAGCTGATCGATATCAACAGCTTCGAGGACGGCGACGGCAATGCGACGATCATGGTCGGTGGTGGTAAACCCCTGGTCGAAGGCGCCTTCACGTGGAACCTGTCGACCGCGGAAGACGGCGGTGTTCAAAAGGTTTACTGGGAAGACAGCAGCAGCACACCGCACGACATTACCGACCGGATCGAATCGGGGGAACTCAAGGGCTGGATGGAAACGCGCGATGTGGTGATCAATGATTATATGACCCGGCTGGATACCCTGGCCGGTGCGATCATTCAGGAAGTCAACGCTCTGCACAATGATGCGACCACCCCCTCGGGATTTGGACTCGATGGTTCTCAGAACGATTTTTTTACGGGATCCAATGCCGGTGATATCGCTGTCAACAGTGACATCCTGGCCGATGTCAATCTGATCGCTGCGGCCGGAGATGCCGCCGCGCTCCCCGGCGACAACAGCGTGGCCATTGCCATTGCCAATCTCCAGAGCGCCCTGACCATGTCGGGCGGAAGCGCATCGTTCGACGATTACTACACTTCGCTGGTGGGTGATGTGGGCAGTGATGTACAGACAGCCAATCTTAATTATGATCACCAATCCTCCATGATCCAGCACCTGGAAAATTACCGGGAGGAGGTGTCCGGTGTTTCGCTGGACGAGGAGATGGTGAACCTGGTTAAATTCCAGCACGCCTACAATGCGGCGGCCAGGCTTATCACGGTGACCGATGAAATGATGGAGACGATCATCTCCATCGCGCGATAG
- a CDS encoding flagellar basal body L-ring protein FlgH codes for MQQQRLSAKGSIRIKGLSLAILVLAAAWGCAGPMPQRPDPAATAAQGLPSHRTMVEPAKPTDGSLWSENGELVEMFTNPKARRIGDILTVKIVESSSATNKASTTTDRSSGMSAKVDGFFNLEKDFPATRSFFNPFSGVNGNISSDFEGTGETERSGALNAFMTAMIVDVMPNGNMVIEGNREVRVNAENQMITLTGLVRPRDISADNVILSTYIADARISYSGTGVLNDRQKPGWLTRALDKVWPF; via the coding sequence ATGCAACAACAACGCTTATCGGCTAAAGGAAGCATCCGCATAAAGGGCCTGAGCCTTGCAATCCTGGTGCTCGCTGCGGCATGGGGCTGTGCCGGCCCCATGCCGCAACGGCCCGACCCCGCAGCGACGGCCGCCCAGGGACTGCCTTCACATCGTACCATGGTGGAACCAGCAAAGCCCACTGATGGATCTTTGTGGAGCGAAAATGGTGAGTTGGTCGAAATGTTCACCAATCCCAAGGCACGGCGGATCGGTGATATACTGACCGTCAAAATCGTAGAATCGTCCAGCGCCACCAACAAAGCCAGCACGACCACCGATCGCTCGTCGGGCATGTCCGCCAAGGTGGATGGCTTTTTCAACCTGGAAAAGGACTTTCCCGCTACCCGCTCGTTTTTCAACCCGTTTTCGGGCGTGAACGGCAATATCAGCAGCGACTTCGAGGGAACGGGCGAGACGGAGCGCAGCGGTGCCTTGAACGCCTTTATGACGGCCATGATTGTGGATGTGATGCCCAATGGCAACATGGTCATCGAGGGCAATCGTGAGGTGCGGGTCAATGCCGAAAACCAGATGATCACTCTCACCGGTCTCGTCAGGCCGAGGGACATTTCGGCCGACAACGTCATCTTGTCGACTTACATCGCCGATGCCCGCATCTCATACAGCGGCACGGGCGTTCTCAATGACCGTCAAAAACCGGGATGGTTGACGCGCGCTTTGGACAAGGTATGGCCGTTTTAA
- the flgM gene encoding flagellar biosynthesis anti-sigma factor FlgM, which yields MKIDGNPGAIEYSGYLNKVRQQQQASDQQVQSKGGPSGGTDTVHLSDRAREIQQASQALKGMPDVQEAKVAQTRLDVDSGTYKVVGAQVATDMLRETFENNLILQKINTRV from the coding sequence ATGAAGATAGATGGCAATCCAGGCGCAATCGAATACAGTGGCTACCTGAACAAGGTTCGGCAGCAACAACAGGCGTCGGATCAGCAGGTGCAATCCAAGGGCGGCCCGTCCGGCGGGACCGATACGGTGCATCTGTCCGATCGTGCGCGAGAGATTCAGCAGGCATCGCAGGCGTTAAAGGGCATGCCCGACGTCCAGGAGGCAAAGGTGGCGCAGACCAGGCTGGACGTGGACAGCGGCACCTATAAGGTCGTGGGCGCCCAGGTGGCCACTGACATGTTGCGCGAAACGTTTGAGAACAATTTGATTTTACAAAAAATCAACACACGGGTCTAA
- a CDS encoding HD domain-containing phosphohydrolase, producing MQILILVDKVEKQSLLERLVSQQGHTFRTTQNGRQGLDIVGEDHIDMVICTPSLQDLGGFDVIQKTRQMSLDHHVFMLMLIDRDDVAQMTTALAKGADNVVAWPSHPLHLMTAVINAGRIIDLENEIDRNRSAIHRNHAQTVTAFGQLIESFSDKLGAHGRRVAELSVALAKMHPDIVPDDYETVEACALLHDIGMIGLPLSLVEKRRTEFTGEENELYRSHPQRGAAILDPIDSFGPVAGWIRMHHEQFNGRGFPDELSGDQIPLAAAIVGASSLYDDLLVKEHIDRKEAAHHLQQFRGYQLSPALVDMLLELNLSLLQAGVQKNDISCHVVDLKKGMVLSRTILTKSGASVMSAGTRLDPPLITKLKRYYESGNIIESVFIRK from the coding sequence ATGCAGATCCTGATATTGGTCGACAAGGTCGAGAAACAAAGCCTGTTGGAGCGGTTGGTTTCGCAGCAGGGCCACACGTTTCGCACGACCCAAAATGGACGGCAGGGGCTCGATATCGTCGGTGAAGACCACATCGACATGGTCATATGTACCCCTTCCCTTCAAGACCTGGGCGGATTCGATGTGATTCAAAAAACACGCCAGATGAGCCTCGATCATCATGTGTTCATGTTGATGCTGATAGACCGGGACGATGTGGCGCAAATGACGACCGCCCTGGCCAAGGGTGCGGACAATGTCGTGGCTTGGCCGTCCCATCCATTGCATTTGATGACGGCCGTGATCAACGCGGGACGCATTATCGACCTGGAAAACGAGATAGACCGAAATCGATCGGCCATTCATCGGAATCATGCCCAAACCGTGACAGCTTTTGGACAGCTCATTGAATCTTTCAGCGACAAATTGGGCGCACACGGCCGACGCGTCGCCGAGCTGTCCGTAGCCCTGGCGAAAATGCACCCGGATATTGTGCCCGATGATTACGAAACGGTCGAGGCATGTGCCTTGTTACACGACATCGGCATGATCGGCCTTCCCTTGAGCCTCGTGGAAAAGCGCCGAACCGAATTCACCGGTGAAGAAAACGAGCTGTATCGATCCCATCCCCAACGCGGTGCAGCGATCCTGGATCCGATCGATAGCTTTGGGCCGGTGGCAGGGTGGATCCGAATGCATCATGAACAGTTCAATGGCCGCGGCTTTCCCGATGAGTTGTCCGGAGATCAAATTCCCCTGGCAGCAGCCATTGTGGGGGCCTCCTCCTTATATGACGACCTGCTCGTTAAAGAGCATATCGATCGGAAGGAAGCCGCTCATCATCTCCAGCAATTTCGTGGTTACCAACTCTCGCCGGCCCTGGTGGACATGCTGCTTGAACTCAACTTGTCCCTGTTGCAGGCCGGTGTTCAGAAAAACGACATCTCCTGTCATGTCGTCGATTTAAAAAAAGGCATGGTGCTGTCGCGTACCATTTTGACCAAGTCCGGCGCCAGCGTCATGTCGGCCGGCACGCGTTTGGATCCCCCATTAATAACAAAACTAAAGCGCTACTACGAATCGGGCAATATTATAGAAAGCGTCTTCATCAGGAAGTAA
- a CDS encoding sensor histidine kinase, producing the protein MTEIHTDSQCMSDGACQSKPAAERLATYHAQLLHSEKMAAIGQLAAGVAHEINNPTGFISSNLKTLQNYQNRMTELIGCYRNVVGMLRESSCFTRLEPDLKNALSHLESFEKEHDIQYLMEDSIDLVKDCSEGAMRIKKIVSDLKALAHPGDDRVRMLDVNKGLASTLNVVQKELKYKAVVRQEFGKIPVIWGYPQELNQVFMNILINAAQAIEGRGHILVRTRVADDQVEVMVQDDGSGIAPENIPRLFEPFFTTKAVGKGTGLGLHIAYDIIKKHRGTIEVQSELGKGTTFSVRLPVSSEEHGHAAP; encoded by the coding sequence TTGACAGAGATACATACGGACTCTCAATGCATGAGCGATGGCGCTTGCCAGTCGAAGCCCGCGGCAGAGCGGCTGGCAACATACCACGCGCAATTGCTGCATTCGGAAAAAATGGCCGCCATCGGGCAGCTGGCTGCAGGTGTGGCCCATGAAATCAACAACCCCACGGGATTTATCAGCAGCAATTTGAAAACCCTTCAGAATTACCAGAACAGGATGACGGAGTTGATTGGATGCTATCGTAATGTGGTCGGCATGCTCCGCGAATCCTCCTGTTTCACGCGGCTCGAGCCCGATCTCAAAAATGCCTTAAGCCATTTGGAGTCATTTGAAAAAGAACACGATATCCAATACTTGATGGAAGATAGCATCGATCTGGTGAAAGATTGCAGTGAGGGGGCCATGCGTATCAAGAAGATTGTTTCAGACCTTAAAGCGCTTGCCCATCCTGGAGACGATCGTGTTCGAATGTTGGATGTCAATAAAGGGTTGGCGTCCACCTTGAACGTGGTTCAGAAAGAACTGAAATACAAAGCGGTCGTCAGACAAGAGTTCGGGAAGATTCCAGTGATTTGGGGATATCCTCAGGAACTCAATCAGGTGTTTATGAACATTCTGATCAATGCGGCCCAGGCCATCGAGGGCAGGGGCCATATCCTTGTCAGAACCCGGGTCGCCGACGATCAGGTTGAGGTGATGGTCCAGGACGACGGTAGCGGCATTGCCCCGGAAAACATCCCCAGATTGTTTGAACCCTTTTTCACGACCAAGGCGGTGGGCAAAGGCACGGGATTGGGATTGCATATCGCCTATGACATCATCAAAAAACATCGAGGCACCATCGAGGTGCAAAGCGAGTTGGGCAAAGGAACCACCTTTTCCGTTCGTTTGCCCGTTTCATCCGAGGAGCATGGCCATGCCGCCCCCTGA
- a CDS encoding flagellar protein FlgN has translation MEQKLDQLIAVLEQTMGLYERMLSAIGEELAAATASDFERFRQAGTEKESLVFQLKKTEQCRDDLLRTIAGTLGIPFQKINISTLVSKIDSPRAQHLSELGSALQDLITRVREANRETCMMVSHCLVLVKRSIGFFQHWTRLSTVYGQSGNICSDRRGGGRLVSDTV, from the coding sequence ATGGAACAGAAGCTCGACCAGCTGATCGCGGTACTCGAACAAACCATGGGGCTTTATGAGCGGATGCTGTCGGCCATCGGAGAGGAGTTGGCGGCCGCCACGGCTTCAGACTTCGAGCGGTTCCGCCAGGCCGGCACGGAAAAAGAGAGCCTGGTTTTTCAACTCAAAAAAACGGAACAGTGCCGCGACGATCTCCTGCGGACGATCGCCGGCACCCTTGGTATTCCGTTTCAAAAAATCAATATCAGCACCCTGGTTTCGAAAATCGACAGCCCCCGGGCACAGCATCTATCCGAGTTGGGATCGGCTTTGCAGGATTTGATCACCCGGGTGCGTGAAGCCAATCGGGAGACGTGCATGATGGTCAGCCATTGCCTAGTGCTGGTGAAGCGATCCATCGGGTTTTTCCAGCATTGGACGCGGCTCTCCACTGTTTATGGCCAGAGCGGGAACATCTGTTCCGATCGTCGTGGCGGCGGACGGTTGGTTTCCGACACGGTCTGA
- a CDS encoding MotA/TolQ/ExbB proton channel family protein has product MDLATIIGLIGGSILIVMAIVLGGSPLMFVNIPSVLIVVGGTFAVTFIKFKMSDVIGSIAVAMKAFLVKMSDPEAMIEEMVNFTRIAKKEGLIALEKEVASDPFAAKALRYLSDGYDEGLIEDMLSKDIRLTVQRHAIGQAVFKGMGDSAPAFGMIGTLIGLVQMLSSMDDPASIGPSMAVALLTTLYGAVLANFIFLPLADKLSLRSDQEKLNKSIIVEAAVGINRGISPMVLEESLKIFLSPKQRDREETPEAKAGVEAEAN; this is encoded by the coding sequence ATGGATCTAGCAACGATCATCGGTTTAATCGGCGGTTCGATTCTCATTGTCATGGCCATCGTTCTCGGTGGCAGTCCATTGATGTTCGTCAACATCCCGAGTGTCCTCATCGTCGTGGGCGGCACTTTTGCCGTGACCTTTATAAAATTCAAAATGAGTGATGTGATCGGTTCCATCGCCGTGGCCATGAAGGCCTTCCTGGTCAAGATGTCGGATCCCGAAGCGATGATCGAGGAGATGGTCAATTTCACGCGCATCGCCAAAAAGGAAGGATTGATCGCCCTGGAAAAAGAGGTCGCTTCGGATCCCTTTGCCGCCAAGGCCTTGAGATATCTTTCAGACGGATATGACGAGGGATTGATCGAAGATATGCTCAGCAAGGACATCCGCCTGACCGTTCAGCGCCACGCCATCGGCCAGGCGGTCTTCAAGGGTATGGGCGACAGCGCCCCGGCCTTCGGCATGATCGGCACCCTGATCGGCCTGGTGCAAATGCTCTCTTCCATGGATGATCCCGCCAGCATCGGACCTTCCATGGCCGTGGCACTGCTGACAACGCTTTACGGCGCCGTGCTGGCCAATTTCATCTTCCTGCCTTTGGCCGACAAGCTGAGCTTGCGCAGCGATCAGGAAAAACTCAACAAGAGCATCATCGTGGAGGCGGCCGTGGGGATCAACCGTGGTATCTCGCCCATGGTGCTGGAAGAATCCCTTAAAATCTTCCTCTCTCCCAAACAACGCGACCGTGAAGAAACGCCCGAAGCGAAAGCCGGCGTCGAGGCCGAGGCAAACTGA
- a CDS encoding rod-binding protein: MSDDLMFAIGMAHSLKARPTAAGRMAPLPPDDPDKLEAACKDFESLFINQMMQQMRKTVPQDGLFNGGRAEKIYTEMLDSEMAQSISNRGGMGLAAMLYRQLAAEALDKIEEEPK; encoded by the coding sequence ATGTCCGACGATTTGATGTTTGCCATAGGGATGGCCCATTCCCTCAAGGCCAGGCCCACGGCCGCCGGGAGGATGGCACCCCTACCCCCGGATGATCCGGACAAACTGGAGGCGGCTTGCAAGGATTTCGAATCGCTGTTTATCAACCAGATGATGCAGCAAATGCGTAAAACGGTCCCCCAGGATGGATTGTTCAATGGCGGGCGGGCGGAAAAAATTTATACCGAAATGTTGGACAGTGAAATGGCCCAATCCATCTCGAACCGGGGAGGAATGGGATTGGCCGCCATGTTGTACCGGCAGTTGGCCGCCGAGGCACTGGATAAAATCGAAGAGGAGCCCAAATAA
- a CDS encoding flagellar basal body P-ring protein FlgI codes for MNMAGCGRYKGLMAMMVTVALLTWIVSPAEAVRIKDIANIKGVRTNQLVGYGLVVGLDGTGDGKKATFTIQSMVSMLEKMGVTVNTDDIKVKNVAAVMVTAELPPFARAGARIDALVSSIGDAQNLQGGTLLLTPLKAANGQIYAVAQGPVNTGGFAASGNAASVQKNFPTVGRLIDGATVERDINADFNSRSSLTLSLQQPDFTTVTRVTDAINALFLDPIALASDAGTIQVQVPAAYSGNLVELVAMIEKLDVMPDNSARVVINERTGTVVMGENVRIATIAIAHGNLSILVKENYGVSQPAPFSQGETVVVPDSDLSVQEGENQLVVMPAGTSIGEVVNALNALGVSPRDLIAIFQAIKAAGALQAKLEVI; via the coding sequence ATGAACATGGCCGGTTGCGGAAGATACAAAGGTTTGATGGCGATGATGGTCACGGTGGCACTGTTGACATGGATCGTTTCGCCGGCCGAGGCGGTAAGGATCAAGGATATCGCCAACATCAAAGGGGTACGGACCAATCAACTGGTGGGGTATGGATTGGTGGTCGGTCTGGACGGCACGGGAGACGGGAAAAAGGCCACATTCACCATCCAATCCATGGTCAGCATGTTGGAGAAGATGGGGGTGACGGTCAATACCGATGACATCAAGGTCAAGAATGTGGCGGCGGTGATGGTGACGGCCGAACTACCGCCGTTCGCAAGGGCCGGCGCCCGCATCGATGCACTGGTCAGCTCCATCGGCGATGCCCAGAATCTGCAAGGCGGCACCTTGCTGTTGACGCCGCTCAAGGCGGCCAACGGCCAAATTTATGCGGTGGCTCAAGGGCCGGTCAATACCGGTGGCTTTGCCGCCAGCGGCAACGCGGCCAGTGTTCAAAAAAATTTTCCGACGGTTGGACGACTCATCGACGGCGCCACCGTGGAACGCGACATCAATGCCGATTTCAATTCTCGCAGTTCCCTGACACTAAGCCTCCAACAACCTGATTTTACAACGGTGACCCGTGTCACCGATGCCATTAATGCGCTTTTTCTCGATCCCATCGCCTTGGCATCGGACGCCGGCACCATTCAAGTCCAGGTGCCTGCCGCCTATTCCGGAAATCTCGTGGAACTGGTCGCCATGATTGAAAAGCTGGATGTCATGCCGGACAACTCTGCCCGGGTGGTGATCAACGAACGCACCGGCACCGTGGTTATGGGAGAGAATGTCCGCATTGCCACTATTGCCATTGCACACGGCAACCTGAGCATTCTCGTCAAAGAGAACTATGGTGTATCCCAGCCGGCGCCTTTTTCCCAAGGAGAGACCGTGGTGGTGCCGGACAGTGATCTATCGGTGCAGGAGGGGGAAAACCAGCTCGTTGTGATGCCCGCCGGTACCAGTATCGGTGAAGTGGTCAATGCGCTCAATGCTCTGGGCGTCTCACCGCGCGACCTCATTGCCATTTTCCAGGCGATAAAGGCGGCCGGCGCTTTGCAGGCCAAACTGGAGGTGATTTGA
- the flgA gene encoding flagellar basal body P-ring formation chaperone FlgA produces MNPYTRKKRIVWLSLGWLVSVALLLPTPAPCDATVRIHLSQKAKVDAETITLGNVADILGPDPQQTDAMGGIELGRSPLPGQSAWVHPGQVASALKQHGWAQDQYAITGSGPVKVVRSYAAISPERIRSAVVEFIERHAPWDADQMKIRPILYKQSHQLPPGDVALQVTAPKHTDWLGAVPFKVNLLVDGHLVQRTSVPAYIEVWQDVVLTAKPLGRNQPITSGDIQTQKMNLARVPAKAVVRSDQAIGKRANRSIAVNSILRTDQIEDPLMVRKGDIVQVLAESQALRIATQAVAKENGALGDNIQVMNLQSKKNIFAQVVDAQTVKVDF; encoded by the coding sequence ATGAATCCGTACACCCGGAAAAAACGGATCGTTTGGCTCTCGCTGGGGTGGCTCGTTAGCGTGGCGCTGCTTCTGCCCACGCCGGCACCCTGCGACGCCACCGTTCGGATCCACCTGTCCCAGAAGGCCAAGGTGGACGCCGAAACCATCACCCTCGGAAATGTGGCCGACATTCTTGGCCCGGACCCGCAGCAAACCGATGCCATGGGCGGTATCGAGCTGGGCCGATCGCCGTTGCCCGGGCAATCCGCATGGGTGCATCCCGGCCAGGTCGCATCGGCGCTTAAACAGCACGGTTGGGCCCAGGATCAGTATGCAATTACCGGTTCCGGACCGGTCAAGGTCGTTCGCAGTTACGCCGCCATTTCCCCTGAAAGAATCCGCTCCGCGGTGGTCGAATTCATCGAACGCCATGCGCCCTGGGATGCCGATCAGATGAAAATCAGGCCGATTCTCTACAAGCAATCCCATCAGTTGCCGCCGGGCGATGTCGCGTTACAGGTAACGGCACCCAAACATACCGATTGGCTCGGTGCCGTTCCGTTTAAAGTCAACTTGCTGGTGGATGGGCATTTGGTCCAACGCACCAGTGTCCCGGCCTATATCGAGGTGTGGCAGGATGTGGTTCTGACGGCAAAGCCTCTGGGGCGAAACCAGCCGATCACATCCGGAGATATTCAGACCCAGAAAATGAACCTGGCGCGCGTGCCGGCCAAGGCGGTGGTACGATCGGACCAGGCCATCGGCAAAAGGGCCAATCGATCCATCGCGGTCAACAGCATCCTGCGCACCGACCAGATCGAAGATCCACTGATGGTTCGCAAGGGCGATATCGTTCAGGTGTTGGCCGAATCACAAGCACTGCGAATCGCTACCCAGGCCGTGGCCAAAGAAAATGGTGCGCTTGGGGATAATATCCAGGTGATGAATTTGCAGTCCAAAAAAAATATTTTCGCACAGGTCGTGGATGCCCAGACCGTAAAAGTGGATTTTTAA